A genomic region of Armatimonadota bacterium contains the following coding sequences:
- a CDS encoding efflux RND transporter permease subunit produces the protein MRLSALALARPIGTCVVFGTVILVGLVSLAGLPIDLLPDVSFPRLTIATDYPGAGPEEVENLVTRVLEEAASTVPGVQDILSTSSQGTSRVTVVFPYGTDLDAAASDLRAAIERVRRRLPEDATTPVVFKFDPSQFPILQIGLLSARSARLDPVELRRVAEEQVLFRLERVPGVAVAEVVGGVQREIRVELDRGRMQALRVSEQDVAGALQAANLSQPVGTVREGPKELGLRVLSRYTDLEQIRATPVAVRGGRVVYVRDVGRVVRTAGDETGRVRINGEPGVLLVVRRQPGVNTVAVSDGVRREIAGLQRLLPEIRFLVVGDNAELIRRAIRSVRNALLIGAGLAVGVLLLFLRDPRSVLVIGTAIPTSLLGTFALMYLSGYSLNLMTLGALALGVGMLVDTSIVVLENIFRLREGGASGVEAARRGAQQVAGAVTASTLTTVVVFLPVVVLRTGAVTTQLFVQFSYVVIFALLCSLLTSLTLTPVLGSWLPALRSSGGGWFGPVRESYRRLLGALLRRRWVVWAGCLAAALVGVGSFQFLGSELIPQVDEGEIFISIQFPQGTSLEALDGQLRELEGLVRRVAPEVETLTVTSGTAAFGPGGPSRGSLRLRLRPRAARSRTTEEVAAALRRVLAVPGGRVVVRTSAGAFNILRFGATDPIAVEIRGEDLREGMRLAEQVRGLLERIPGITDAAIAREEQAPELSLRVDLERAASLGLSAARIAGALEAAVGGRTATLFREAGREIHVVVRLREEDRRLARDVLTLPIMTPTGQQVQLGQVATVVRDVGPAQITRRSRQRVVTVTAGLTGRDFGSVAEEVRTALARLQLPPGFAVALSEEYEEQQRAYRQLLWGFLLAVLLVYAVMAVQFERLLEPLLIMASVPFAVAGSFLLLALTGTTLNIQSLIGLIVLAGVVVNNAIVLMDFTLQLHREEGMPLYQAAVEAASARLRPVLMTTLTTILALVPSALGVGEGAELQAPLARSVIGGMVLSTLITLFLIPSLYVAVQEARGRRRAAVPVPRPAVVAGGSSPVEPHGSDTP, from the coding sequence GTGAGGCTTTCCGCCCTCGCCCTCGCACGTCCCATCGGCACCTGCGTGGTCTTCGGAACGGTGATCCTGGTGGGGCTGGTCTCCCTGGCGGGGCTCCCGATCGATCTGTTGCCGGATGTGAGCTTTCCCCGGCTCACCATCGCCACGGACTACCCCGGAGCCGGACCCGAGGAGGTGGAGAACCTCGTCACCCGGGTCCTGGAGGAGGCCGCGAGCACGGTCCCCGGCGTACAGGACATCCTCTCCACCTCGAGTCAGGGGACCTCCCGGGTCACCGTGGTCTTCCCCTACGGCACGGATCTGGACGCGGCCGCAAGCGACCTCCGGGCCGCCATCGAGCGGGTGCGGCGCCGACTCCCCGAGGATGCTACTACGCCTGTTGTGTTCAAGTTTGACCCCTCCCAGTTTCCCATCTTGCAGATCGGGCTGCTGAGCGCACGCAGTGCCCGGCTGGACCCCGTGGAGCTCCGACGGGTGGCCGAGGAGCAGGTGCTGTTCCGCCTGGAGCGGGTTCCGGGAGTGGCGGTGGCGGAGGTGGTGGGCGGGGTGCAGCGGGAGATCCGGGTGGAGCTGGATCGGGGCCGCATGCAGGCCCTGCGGGTCTCGGAGCAGGACGTCGCAGGTGCCCTCCAGGCCGCCAACCTCTCCCAGCCCGTGGGGACGGTGCGGGAGGGACCCAAGGAGCTGGGGCTTCGGGTCCTGAGCCGGTATACGGACCTCGAGCAGATCCGCGCGACCCCGGTGGCGGTGCGGGGCGGACGGGTGGTGTACGTGCGGGATGTAGGCCGGGTGGTGCGCACCGCAGGCGACGAAACCGGGCGGGTGCGGATCAACGGCGAGCCCGGGGTGCTGCTGGTGGTGCGGCGTCAGCCCGGCGTGAACACCGTGGCGGTCTCCGACGGGGTTCGGCGCGAGATCGCGGGGCTGCAGCGGCTGCTGCCGGAGATACGGTTCCTGGTGGTGGGGGACAACGCGGAACTGATCCGCCGGGCGATCCGGTCGGTCCGGAATGCGCTCCTGATCGGCGCAGGGCTCGCGGTGGGAGTCCTGCTCCTGTTCCTGCGGGACCCCCGCAGTGTGCTCGTCATCGGCACCGCCATCCCCACCTCGTTGCTCGGCACCTTTGCCCTCATGTACCTCAGCGGCTACTCCCTCAACCTGATGACCTTGGGCGCTCTTGCCCTAGGTGTGGGTATGCTGGTGGACACCTCCATCGTGGTGCTGGAGAACATCTTCCGGCTCCGGGAGGGAGGTGCGAGCGGGGTGGAGGCGGCCCGGCGCGGGGCCCAGCAGGTGGCGGGTGCGGTGACTGCCTCGACCCTCACCACCGTGGTGGTGTTCCTTCCCGTGGTGGTGCTCCGCACGGGAGCGGTGACCACCCAGCTGTTCGTGCAGTTCAGCTACGTGGTGATCTTTGCCCTCCTGTGCTCTCTCCTGACTTCCCTCACCCTCACGCCCGTGCTGGGCTCCTGGCTTCCCGCCCTCCGATCCTCAGGCGGGGGATGGTTCGGCCCCGTACGGGAGAGCTATCGCCGCCTCCTGGGAGCCCTGCTGCGCCGCCGGTGGGTGGTGTGGGCGGGATGCCTGGCCGCGGCGCTGGTGGGGGTGGGGTCCTTCCAGTTCCTGGGATCGGAGCTGATCCCTCAGGTAGACGAGGGAGAGATCTTCATCTCCATCCAGTTCCCCCAGGGCACTTCCCTGGAGGCGCTAGACGGGCAACTGCGGGAGCTGGAGGGGCTGGTGCGACGGGTGGCCCCGGAGGTGGAGACCCTCACCGTAACGAGCGGGACCGCGGCCTTCGGCCCGGGAGGCCCCAGCCGTGGTTCCCTGCGGCTGCGGCTTCGGCCGAGGGCCGCCCGTTCGCGCACCACGGAAGAGGTGGCCGCAGCCCTCCGGCGGGTCCTGGCGGTGCCGGGCGGCCGGGTGGTGGTGCGCACGAGCGCCGGAGCCTTTAACATCCTCCGGTTTGGGGCCACGGATCCCATCGCGGTGGAGATCCGGGGGGAGGATCTCCGGGAGGGGATGCGGCTTGCGGAGCAGGTGCGGGGTTTGCTGGAGCGCATTCCGGGGATCACGGACGCCGCCATCGCCCGAGAGGAGCAGGCTCCGGAGCTGAGCCTGCGGGTGGATCTGGAAAGGGCCGCATCCCTAGGGCTTTCCGCGGCCCGTATCGCGGGCGCCCTCGAGGCCGCGGTGGGAGGGCGGACCGCCACCCTGTTCCGGGAGGCGGGAAGGGAGATCCACGTGGTGGTGCGGTTGCGGGAGGAGGACCGCCGGCTCGCCCGGGATGTGCTGACCCTTCCTATCATGACGCCTACGGGCCAGCAGGTGCAGCTGGGACAGGTAGCCACCGTGGTGCGGGACGTGGGCCCCGCGCAGATCACCCGCCGTAGCCGGCAGCGGGTGGTCACGGTGACCGCGGGGTTGACGGGCCGAGACTTCGGGAGCGTCGCGGAGGAGGTGCGGACCGCCCTGGCCCGGCTACAGCTCCCCCCGGGGTTTGCGGTGGCCCTCAGCGAGGAATACGAGGAGCAGCAGCGGGCCTATCGGCAGCTCCTCTGGGGCTTCCTTCTCGCGGTGCTCCTGGTGTACGCGGTGATGGCGGTGCAGTTCGAGCGGCTGCTGGAGCCACTCCTCATCATGGCCTCCGTGCCCTTCGCGGTGGCAGGCTCCTTCCTGCTGCTTGCGCTTACCGGCACCACGCTCAACATCCAGTCCCTCATCGGCCTCATCGTGCTGGCGGGGGTGGTGGTCAACAACGCCATCGTGCTTATGGACTTCACCCTCCAACTGCACCGCGAAGAAGGGATGCCTCTGTACCAGGCGGCGGTGGAGGCCGCAAGCGCCCGGCTGCGGCCCGTGCTCATGACCACCCTCACCACCATCCTCGCCCTCGTGCCCTCCGCCCTGGGAGTGGGGGAGGGCGCGGAGCTGCAGGCGCCCCTCGCCCGCAGCGTGATCGGGGGAATGGTGCTCTCCACGCTCATCACCCTGTTCCTCATCCCGAGCCTGTACGTGGCGGTTCAGGAGGCCCGGGGACGGCGTCGGGCCGCCGTCCCCGTCCCCCGGCCCGCGGTGGTGGCGGGTGGGAGCAGCCCCGTGGAGCCCCACGGATCGGACACGCCTTAA
- a CDS encoding efflux RND transporter periplasmic adaptor subunit, whose translation MRRGVLGVLLVGLVGLGVWWAVGVLRPRQSIQAPASGPPAAGPRLAVVRTEPARLGSLAVRATYVGEVQATGNADVLPRISGVVQEVRVREADLVRPDQVLVVLDPRELRYQVEQARAAVRTQEVAVEQAHAAVQTQRMQVEQARASLQTQRARLAQLLAGPPPEQIRQAEEQVQQARAAVEYSRAQLRRTEELFQQGFVAQQAVDAARTDLTVQEARLRAAEEQLKLLRQGPSPEEVEVARSQVRQTEAALRQAEAQLQQAWVALRHARSVLAQTRASLQQAESLLGERMVRAPVSGVVASRSVDPGDSVTPTTRLVQLVRLSPVEVVFSVPERDLRRIRPGMEVVVRVDAFPGRAFSGRVSRMGPVLSPETRTATVRVEVPNADLALRPGMTARVELVLARRERVVTVPLHAVVEGNRTRVLFVVEGGMARARAVELGISDGERVEVVRGVRAGEPVVVAGQEVLRDGMPVRLVDRPLRERRRP comes from the coding sequence GTGCGCAGAGGAGTATTAGGGGTGCTCCTGGTGGGGCTTGTGGGCCTGGGGGTCTGGTGGGCTGTGGGAGTTCTGCGGCCCCGGCAGAGCATCCAGGCCCCGGCCTCCGGGCCTCCCGCGGCCGGTCCCCGGCTCGCGGTGGTACGCACGGAGCCCGCCCGTCTTGGGTCCCTGGCGGTTCGGGCCACGTACGTGGGAGAGGTGCAGGCAACGGGGAACGCGGACGTGCTGCCCCGGATTTCGGGCGTGGTCCAGGAGGTTCGGGTCCGGGAAGCGGACCTGGTCCGACCCGATCAGGTGCTGGTGGTCCTGGACCCCCGGGAGCTGCGCTATCAGGTGGAGCAGGCCCGGGCCGCGGTACGGACCCAGGAGGTGGCGGTGGAGCAGGCTCACGCTGCAGTTCAGACCCAGCGCATGCAGGTGGAGCAGGCCCGGGCCAGCCTTCAGACCCAGCGGGCCCGGCTCGCGCAACTGCTCGCGGGACCTCCGCCCGAGCAGATCCGGCAGGCGGAAGAACAGGTGCAACAGGCCCGGGCCGCGGTGGAGTACAGCCGGGCGCAGCTGCGGCGCACGGAAGAGTTGTTCCAGCAGGGGTTCGTGGCCCAGCAGGCGGTGGATGCGGCCCGCACGGATCTCACGGTGCAGGAGGCACGGCTTCGGGCCGCGGAGGAGCAGCTGAAGCTGCTTCGGCAGGGACCTTCTCCGGAGGAGGTGGAGGTGGCCCGTTCGCAGGTGCGGCAGACGGAGGCCGCCCTGCGGCAGGCCGAAGCCCAGCTGCAACAGGCCTGGGTGGCGCTCCGGCACGCACGGAGCGTCCTCGCCCAGACCCGAGCAAGCCTCCAACAGGCGGAAAGCCTGCTTGGGGAGCGCATGGTGCGGGCTCCCGTGAGCGGGGTGGTGGCCTCCCGCTCCGTGGATCCTGGGGACAGCGTCACGCCCACCACGCGCCTCGTGCAGCTCGTGCGGCTTTCTCCGGTGGAGGTGGTCTTCTCCGTGCCGGAGCGAGACCTCCGGCGGATCCGCCCGGGCATGGAGGTCGTGGTGCGGGTGGATGCCTTCCCCGGACGCGCCTTCTCCGGGCGGGTATCTCGCATGGGACCGGTGCTGAGTCCGGAAACCCGGACGGCCACGGTCCGGGTGGAGGTGCCGAACGCGGACTTGGCCTTACGTCCCGGGATGACGGCCCGGGTGGAGCTGGTATTGGCTCGGCGGGAGCGGGTGGTCACGGTTCCCCTCCACGCGGTGGTGGAGGGGAACCGTACACGGGTGTTGTTCGTGGTAGAGGGAGGCATGGCCCGGGCCCGGGCCGTAGAACTGGGGATCTCGGACGGGGAGCGGGTGGAAGTGGTGCGGGGCGTACGGGCCGGGGAGCCGGTGGTGGTGGCAGGGCAAGAGGTGCTGCGGGATGGAATGCCCGTACGCCTAGTGGATCGGCCCCTGCGGGAGCGGAGGCGACCGTGA
- a CDS encoding VWA domain-containing protein yields MRFLWPALLWGMLLVPLGGWGYVWAVRRRARRAIAHPLLPGLAAAEGRVRRGRHLPAGLYLAALTGSLLALGRPVVPLPVPADRSTIMLSLDVSGSMRSRDILPSRLEAAKEAAKSFVRTLPPQIPVGLVAFGGYALLLVRPTTDREELLDAIDRLEFLPRTAIGEGLLEAVAALPGRGRPSPSGSLPRRPLGGWPPGVVVLLSDGRSNTGIDPLEAAGIARAQEVTVYTVGVGQPSTGYDLWTIGGPLDEETLREIARITGGTYHHAASARALREVYRKLARAAGWERRPTEVTGFAALVSAGLLVAAVACSFRVARLEP; encoded by the coding sequence GTGCGGTTCCTGTGGCCCGCGCTCCTGTGGGGAATGCTCCTGGTTCCGTTGGGGGGGTGGGGGTACGTGTGGGCCGTTCGGAGGCGCGCCCGGCGCGCCATCGCCCACCCACTTCTCCCCGGGTTGGCCGCCGCGGAGGGGAGGGTACGCAGGGGGCGGCACCTGCCGGCGGGGCTGTACCTCGCAGCCCTGACGGGTTCCCTTCTGGCCCTTGGTCGCCCCGTGGTCCCTCTTCCGGTCCCCGCGGACCGTTCCACCATCATGCTCAGCCTGGATGTAAGCGGGAGCATGCGCTCCCGGGATATCCTCCCTTCCCGGCTCGAGGCCGCCAAGGAGGCCGCGAAATCCTTCGTGCGAACGCTTCCCCCTCAAATTCCGGTGGGGCTCGTGGCATTCGGCGGCTACGCCCTGTTGCTCGTCCGACCCACTACGGATCGAGAGGAACTCCTGGACGCCATCGACCGGCTGGAGTTCCTGCCCCGTACCGCCATCGGGGAGGGGCTGCTGGAGGCCGTGGCAGCTCTTCCCGGGAGGGGCCGTCCGAGTCCGAGCGGATCCCTGCCCCGGAGGCCTCTAGGTGGGTGGCCGCCCGGGGTGGTCGTCCTCCTCTCGGACGGGCGCAGCAATACCGGAATCGATCCCCTGGAAGCCGCCGGCATTGCACGGGCTCAGGAAGTCACGGTGTACACCGTGGGGGTAGGACAGCCCTCCACTGGCTACGATCTCTGGACCATCGGTGGCCCTCTGGACGAGGAGACCCTGCGGGAGATTGCCCGGATCACGGGCGGGACCTACCACCACGCCGCCAGCGCCCGGGCCCTGCGGGAGGTGTACCGGAAGCTGGCCCGCGCGGCCGGGTGGGAGCGGCGCCCCACGGAGGTTACGGGATTCGCCGCGCTGGTGAGCGCGGGGCTGCTGGTCGCGGCGGTGGCTTGCTCCTTCCGGGTTGCGCGCCTGGAGCCCTAG
- a CDS encoding S1C family serine protease: protein MGSRRSLIALLILCAGLGAHLTPLRAQAGDLQALFERVRPPVAIVRTFSEGRRSTGTAFFIQPHVALTAAHVVRGRERIFLDPWSGSEREAQLVGYDARRDVAVVRTNGAPLPTLELADSAGLRPGDPVAVIGSPRGRPVTMTTGHVLATGTTLPGLVPGILVRSSATVVPGHSGSPLVNLHGQVVGLVIAVSNRPGEEGGLAVASAVIRQVLPDLLVGARRERAWIGIVGMTLDPELARRRGFFVRRGVLILDVVPNSPAEAVGLRADRPEGPVGDVIVSADGREITQWEDLLLVLGDREPGQRLRLGVVRAVERLQVEVVLAPRP, encoded by the coding sequence ATGGGGAGCCGTCGTTCCCTGATCGCTCTCCTGATCCTCTGTGCGGGGCTCGGTGCACACCTTACCCCCTTACGGGCGCAGGCCGGGGATCTGCAGGCCCTGTTCGAGCGGGTACGGCCCCCGGTGGCCATCGTGCGAACCTTCTCCGAAGGCCGCCGCTCCACGGGTACCGCCTTCTTCATTCAGCCGCACGTGGCCCTGACCGCGGCCCATGTGGTACGGGGTCGGGAGCGGATCTTCCTGGATCCCTGGTCAGGAAGCGAGCGGGAGGCTCAGCTGGTGGGCTACGATGCGCGGCGGGACGTGGCGGTGGTGCGGACGAACGGTGCCCCGCTTCCCACCCTGGAGCTCGCAGACTCCGCCGGTTTACGGCCCGGGGATCCCGTGGCGGTGATCGGATCTCCCCGGGGCCGCCCGGTCACCATGACGACGGGCCACGTGCTGGCCACGGGCACCACGCTGCCCGGACTGGTGCCGGGGATCCTCGTCCGGAGCAGCGCCACGGTCGTGCCCGGCCATTCCGGAAGCCCGCTGGTGAACCTACACGGACAGGTGGTGGGGCTCGTCATCGCCGTCTCCAACCGGCCCGGGGAAGAAGGAGGGCTCGCGGTGGCGAGCGCGGTGATCCGACAGGTGCTTCCGGACCTCCTGGTAGGGGCCCGGCGGGAGCGGGCATGGATCGGGATCGTGGGGATGACGCTGGATCCGGAACTGGCTCGGCGGAGAGGGTTCTTCGTGCGCCGCGGCGTGCTGATCCTGGACGTGGTCCCCAACAGCCCCGCGGAGGCCGTGGGGCTGCGGGCCGACCGGCCGGAGGGGCCCGTCGGGGACGTGATCGTCTCCGCGGATGGCCGCGAGATCACCCAGTGGGAGGACCTGCTCCTGGTCCTGGGGGATCGCGAGCCCGGACAGAGGCTGCGGCTCGGGGTGGTGCGGGCCGTGGAGCGGCTGCAGGTGGAGGTGGTGCTGGCCCCCCGTCCCTAG
- a CDS encoding YceI family protein, producing the protein MKRLSLWLVALAVFLSLPAHALTAPQAGLERYVVVSSESEARYRVGETFLGENRFNEAVGRTREIRGEILIHRRNPAASRVGPIEVDISTLQSDSPRRDNAIRQRWLESARYPKARFVSTEIRGAPSAYQEGQWVALRVVGELTIREVTRPVTWEARVRLLGQELRAEATTTIRMTDFGFDPPTIFGFVRAENQAKLELDLVARRESR; encoded by the coding sequence ATGAAGCGGCTGTCCCTTTGGCTTGTCGCGCTGGCTGTATTCCTGAGCCTGCCGGCCCACGCCCTGACGGCACCGCAGGCAGGCCTGGAGCGGTACGTGGTGGTCTCCTCGGAGTCGGAAGCCCGCTACCGGGTCGGAGAGACGTTCCTGGGCGAGAACCGGTTCAACGAAGCCGTGGGACGGACGCGGGAGATCCGCGGCGAGATCCTGATCCACCGGCGCAACCCCGCCGCAAGCCGGGTGGGCCCCATCGAGGTGGACATCAGCACCCTGCAGTCCGATAGCCCTCGCCGGGACAACGCCATCCGCCAGCGCTGGCTGGAGTCGGCCCGGTATCCCAAGGCCCGATTCGTCTCTACGGAGATCCGGGGCGCTCCCAGCGCCTACCAGGAGGGGCAGTGGGTGGCGCTGCGGGTGGTGGGAGAGCTGACCATCCGGGAGGTGACCCGGCCGGTGACGTGGGAGGCCCGGGTGCGGCTCCTCGGGCAGGAGCTGCGGGCGGAGGCGACCACCACCATCCGCATGACGGATTTCGGATTTGATCCGCCCACGATCTTCGGGTTCGTGCGGGCGGAGAACCAGGCGAAGCTGGAGCTGGATCTGGTGGCGCGGCGGGAGAGTCGGTAA
- a CDS encoding intradiol ring-cleavage dioxygenase yields the protein MRSVAWVLAGIAGVSLALHGAATAAARVETCTPTPPDALGPFYRPGAPVRTSVGRGYVLTGRVLGAPSCRPVPGARLEFWLAGPDGRYGDAYRATVLADFEGMYRFESHFPPAYGGRPPHIHVRVSAPRYRVLVTQHYPRPGITEARFDLILEPEP from the coding sequence GTGCGGTCGGTCGCCTGGGTTCTCGCCGGTATCGCGGGCGTGAGCCTCGCCCTCCACGGTGCGGCCACGGCAGCCGCGAGGGTGGAGACGTGCACCCCTACCCCTCCCGATGCGCTCGGCCCATTCTACCGCCCGGGTGCGCCGGTGCGGACGTCGGTGGGCCGCGGCTACGTGCTCACCGGACGCGTACTGGGGGCGCCCAGCTGTCGACCGGTACCGGGCGCCCGGTTGGAGTTCTGGCTGGCCGGCCCGGACGGGCGCTACGGGGATGCCTACCGGGCTACGGTGCTTGCGGATTTCGAGGGGATGTATCGATTCGAGAGCCACTTCCCGCCCGCATACGGGGGGCGACCTCCCCACATCCACGTGCGGGTTTCCGCGCCTCGGTATCGGGTGCTGGTGACCCAGCACTACCCGCGTCCTGGGATCACCGAGGCCCGGTTCGACCTGATCCTGGAGCCCGAACCCTAG
- a CDS encoding L-threonylcarbamoyladenylate synthase, with the protein MARVVPATPQTIEEAAGILRRGGLVAFPTETVYGLGANALDPVAAARIFEVKRRPTFDPLIVHVCDRAMLARVVLEVVPVAEVLIRRFWPGPLTLVLRRRPELPGIVTAGLDTVAVREPSHPVALELIRRAETPVAAPSANPFGRLSPTRAEHVARHLTEGVDLILDAGPTPYGIESTIVSVLQDPPQVLRVGAIPVEELEAVLGSVEVATVSRRPRAPGQLPSHYAPRTGLSIARAEEVPALARPRSAYLAFRQPPEDGFAAVRVLSPRGDLREAAARLFDLLHELDALGLERIYAEPVPEVGLGRAIMDRLRRASAARE; encoded by the coding sequence ATGGCGCGCGTGGTTCCCGCAACCCCACAGACCATCGAGGAGGCCGCGGGGATCCTGAGGCGTGGGGGACTCGTGGCGTTCCCCACGGAGACGGTGTACGGGCTGGGGGCCAACGCCCTGGATCCCGTGGCCGCGGCCCGCATCTTTGAAGTGAAGCGGCGCCCTACCTTCGACCCTCTCATCGTGCACGTGTGCGATCGCGCTATGCTGGCACGGGTCGTCCTGGAGGTTGTGCCGGTGGCAGAAGTCCTGATCCGTCGGTTCTGGCCTGGCCCCCTCACGCTCGTGCTGCGCCGGCGGCCTGAACTTCCCGGGATCGTGACGGCAGGACTCGACACCGTGGCGGTGCGCGAGCCCTCGCACCCAGTGGCCCTGGAGCTCATCCGGCGCGCCGAAACCCCGGTGGCCGCGCCCAGTGCCAACCCCTTTGGACGACTGAGCCCCACACGGGCGGAGCACGTGGCAAGGCACCTGACCGAAGGCGTGGATCTCATCCTCGACGCAGGTCCCACGCCGTACGGCATCGAGTCCACCATCGTCTCCGTCCTGCAGGACCCTCCGCAGGTTCTGCGGGTGGGTGCGATTCCCGTGGAGGAACTAGAGGCGGTGCTGGGATCGGTGGAGGTGGCCACCGTATCCCGCCGTCCCCGCGCCCCGGGACAGCTCCCCTCCCATTACGCCCCGCGCACGGGCCTTTCCATCGCCCGGGCCGAGGAGGTTCCCGCCCTGGCACGTCCTCGGAGTGCCTACCTCGCCTTCCGGCAGCCCCCGGAGGACGGATTCGCCGCGGTGCGGGTGCTCTCCCCGCGGGGAGACCTGCGGGAAGCGGCCGCGCGCCTCTTCGACCTGCTCCACGAACTAGACGCCCTGGGGCTGGAGCGGATCTACGCGGAGCCCGTGCCCGAGGTGGGCCTGGGCCGGGCCATCATGGACCGGCTGCGCCGGGCCTCCGCGGCCAGAGAGTGA
- a CDS encoding VWA domain-containing protein: MRFLWPEALWGLLLVLIGGAWYLRAVRARSAHAIAHPSLPYLLALPGLRRDAHLSAGLYLLALSTVVLALARPHLPWPAPAHRPVVLILDVSRSMEETDIPPSRIEAAKRAAQEFVRALPGSVRVAVVTFGNYASVVVPLTADRGRILEGIAGITTQLRTQLGNGLVEGVRAVAPGENARLLSGAPQAVAILLSDGRASDGIPPLEAARFARERGVRVYTVGIATRADASQLRSGYWGVLDEETLRAIAAYTGGRYYHTASARELRAAYRDLARTVGWTHRPEEVTGLGALLTALLLLSAVVVHARRTPLEGQFSAHSLAAEARRSRSMMARPRPTSGTGSA, encoded by the coding sequence ATGCGGTTTCTATGGCCGGAGGCCCTCTGGGGCCTGCTCCTGGTGCTCATAGGGGGTGCGTGGTATCTCCGGGCGGTGCGCGCCCGATCCGCCCACGCCATCGCTCACCCTTCCCTCCCATACCTCCTTGCTCTCCCGGGGCTCCGCCGGGATGCCCACCTCTCCGCGGGGCTGTACCTCCTTGCCCTCTCCACCGTGGTCCTGGCCCTCGCGCGCCCGCACCTTCCATGGCCGGCTCCTGCCCACCGGCCCGTGGTTCTCATCCTGGACGTGAGCCGCAGCATGGAGGAGACGGACATCCCGCCAAGCCGCATCGAGGCGGCGAAGCGGGCGGCCCAGGAGTTCGTGCGAGCCCTGCCGGGAAGTGTGCGGGTGGCCGTGGTGACCTTCGGGAACTACGCGAGCGTGGTGGTGCCCCTCACCGCGGACCGGGGACGCATTCTGGAGGGGATCGCAGGGATCACCACCCAGCTGCGAACGCAGCTGGGCAACGGCCTCGTGGAGGGCGTCCGGGCCGTGGCCCCGGGGGAGAACGCCCGTTTGCTATCCGGTGCACCTCAGGCCGTTGCCATCCTGCTCTCGGACGGACGAGCCAGCGACGGGATTCCCCCTCTGGAGGCAGCCCGGTTCGCCCGCGAACGTGGGGTGCGGGTGTACACGGTAGGCATCGCCACCCGGGCGGATGCCTCGCAGCTGCGGAGCGGATACTGGGGAGTGCTGGATGAGGAGACGCTCCGGGCTATCGCCGCATACACGGGCGGGCGCTACTACCACACCGCCTCTGCGCGGGAGCTCCGGGCCGCGTATCGAGACCTCGCCCGGACCGTGGGATGGACTCACCGGCCGGAGGAGGTGACGGGTCTGGGAGCCCTGCTGACGGCCCTCCTCCTCTTGAGCGCGGTGGTCGTGCACGCGCGCCGCACCCCCCTGGAGGGGCAGTTTTCCGCTCACTCTCTGGCCGCGGAGGCCCGGCGCAGCCGGTCCATGATGGCCCGGCCCAGGCCCACCTCGGGCACGGGCTCCGCGTAG
- a CDS encoding HAMP domain-containing histidine kinase, translating into MADDGRIRGRGWTLRAQLSLAFVLVAVVSVALVGLWAQHIMDRQFTRFLERVRRGEVGWITEQPPHIRELFYSTGQPNWTHRLFHASRRKFLRAFNASLWLGGATAAAVAVLAGVWLAHRLTRPLRDLRQATGRIAAGDLRQHVEPGPGEIGELAQAFNAMAARLETNERLRREFLAAVAHELRTPLSIIQANLESFLDGVAEPTPERIATLHTQCALLARLISDLRDLSLAEAGRLQLQRTPTDLGDLAASCVEGLQPWAEERGVQVILEASPGLEVEVDPDRMRQVLQNLLHNAIRFTPPGGAVRFRVSRTAQGIRIELEDEGPGVPPGDLPYIFEPFYRADRSRSRETGGSGLGLAVVRRLVESHGGEVRAENRVPRGARFVVELPS; encoded by the coding sequence ATGGCGGATGACGGGAGGATCCGCGGGCGGGGATGGACCCTTCGGGCACAGCTTAGCCTGGCCTTCGTGCTGGTGGCCGTGGTCTCGGTGGCCCTGGTGGGCCTTTGGGCGCAGCACATCATGGATCGACAGTTCACGCGCTTCCTGGAGCGGGTGCGGAGGGGAGAAGTGGGCTGGATCACGGAGCAACCCCCGCACATCCGCGAGCTCTTCTACAGCACCGGGCAGCCGAACTGGACCCACCGGCTCTTCCACGCCTCCCGGCGGAAGTTCCTGCGGGCCTTCAACGCGTCCCTGTGGCTGGGCGGCGCCACGGCAGCCGCGGTGGCCGTGCTGGCGGGCGTTTGGCTTGCGCACCGGCTCACCCGACCCCTCAGGGATCTGCGGCAGGCGACGGGTCGCATCGCGGCAGGGGATCTGCGACAGCACGTGGAGCCCGGGCCCGGGGAGATCGGGGAACTCGCTCAGGCCTTCAATGCCATGGCGGCGCGGCTGGAAACCAACGAACGGCTACGGCGGGAGTTCCTGGCCGCGGTGGCCCACGAGCTGCGCACTCCCCTTTCCATTATCCAGGCGAACCTGGAAAGTTTCCTGGACGGTGTGGCGGAACCCACCCCGGAGCGCATCGCGACCCTGCACACCCAGTGCGCGCTCCTCGCTCGCCTCATCAGCGACCTTCGGGATCTCAGCCTGGCGGAGGCTGGACGACTCCAATTGCAGCGGACCCCCACGGATCTCGGAGACCTGGCTGCTTCCTGCGTGGAGGGTCTGCAGCCCTGGGCCGAGGAACGTGGAGTCCAGGTGATCTTGGAGGCTTCGCCGGGCTTGGAGGTAGAGGTGGATCCCGACCGCATGCGGCAGGTGCTGCAGAACCTCCTGCACAACGCGATTCGCTTCACCCCGCCCGGGGGAGCCGTGCGGTTCCGGGTCTCGCGGACCGCGCAGGGGATACGGATTGAGCTTGAGGACGAGGGACCTGGGGTCCCGCCCGGGGACCTTCCCTACATCTTTGAGCCCTTCTACCGGGCGGATCGGTCCCGATCCCGGGAGACGGGGGGGAGTGGACTGGGGCTCGCGGTGGTGCGGAGGCTCGTGGAATCCCACGGCGGGGAGGTGCGGGCGGAGAACCGGGTGCCACGGGGAGCCCGGTTCGTGGTGGAACTCCCGTCCTGA